The Deinococcus aquaticus genomic interval CAGCGACACCACCGTGGGCTGAACCACAGCCTCGTGAACATCGTCGTCATGGCTCTCTGCGCTGTCATGAGTGGCGCCGACACCTTCCCGGAGATTCAGACGTTCGTGCAGTCCAAACGGGAATGGTTCCTACGCTTTCTCGATTTCAGGCGTGTCCCCGATCATGAAACCTTCCGACGGGTCCTCTCGAAGCTGGACCCCACCGCCTTCCAGTCCAGCGCGCTGGACTGGGTCAAGCAGGCGGTTGGCGGCAAGCTTGAAGGGGACATCATCAGCATTGACGGCAAGCGGCTCCGTGGCACCTCGGCCCACGAAGTTCAGGGCATTCACATGGTGAACGTGTGGGCTGCACGGCAGGGCCTCTGTCTGAGTGCTCAGGCCGTCAAGGGCAAGCAGAACGAACTCTCCACCTTGCCCAGTGTGCTCGACACGCTGGCGTATCTGGACGTGGCCGGGTGCATCGTGACGATCGACGCGATGGGCACCCAGCGGACGGTGGCGAGGAAGTTGGTTGCGCTCCAAGCGCAGTACGTTCTGGCTCTGAAGGGCAATCAGGACACGTTGTTTGAGGATGTCCAGGAGATGTTCGACGACGCTTCGCGTCGTCTGTTTGCGGACACGGCACTCCTGGGAGTCAGCACCTGGGATGATCGTCGGCGGGATGAGCGGCGGACCTGCTGGGTGTTGCCTGCAAGCCCGGATCTGGATGA includes:
- a CDS encoding ISAs1 family transposase, with translation MSDEQLKLAAAIFADLPDQRHHRGLNHSLVNIVVMALCAVMSGADTFPEIQTFVQSKREWFLRFLDFRRVPDHETFRRVLSKLDPTAFQSSALDWVKQAVGGKLEGDIISIDGKRLRGTSAHEVQGIHMVNVWAARQGLCLSAQAVKGKQNELSTLPSVLDTLAYLDVAGCIVTIDAMGTQRTVARKLVALQAQYVLALKGNQDTLFEDVQEMFDDASRRLFADTALLGVSTWDDRRRDERRTCWVLPASPDLDDHEWPGLQSVALIESSRLVKGKRVSQRRLFLCSFAPDPLTALHAVRTHWQVENSLHWVLDVAFAEDANVTVADHGAENLAVLRRWALNLMRQEGSVGAINKNRKRAGWDDLYRDGLLQQLRPDPT